GACTTCGGCCCCGACGATGCCGTGCGCGAGCGTACCGGCATCTATGCCTTCGGATTCAGCATGGCGTCGTTTCTGGGCTTTCTCGCTCCGGGCGCCATCGTCTTCGGGCTTGGCGCCCTCGGTGCATTTCTGATCTGGAAGTACCTCTAGTCTCGTCACTACCGGAGGTCCGGCGCTATTTTGGACGCGCAACCTCATTCCCCGCATGAGGCGCCGCATCCCAACTCGATTCGCCTCGCTCGCTTCGTACTCGCCGTGCTCTTGGTCACGGCAGGGCTCGGGGTTGGGAGCGGTGCGGCTTCCTCGCCGCCGGCTCAGTTCTACGTCGAATCGACTGGGCACATTCTTTCCGACCCATTTCTTCGCTATTGGGTCGAAAACGATGGCGAGCGCCTGCTCGGACTCCCAGTGACCGATGTGGTCGAGTTCGACGGCCGGGCGGCGCAGGTGTTCCAGTACGGAGTGCTGGTCCACAAGGCAAACGATGCTATCAGCCGCACCCGAAGCGGAGCCGAGCTGCTCAGCATCTTGCAAGGCGATCCCAAGCTGATCGAGGGTCGAAGAGCGCCCGGTGCTCGCACGGTGCAGGGCATCCCGACCGAGGAATCGACCGCCACAACGAACCAGACCGGCTCGAGGCAGCTGCTTGCCGTCGACGCCGAGCTGTTGCCCTACTGGGAGCAATGGGACGGGAGCGTGCTGTTGGGCGAGCCGATCAGCGCAGCGTATCGGAATGGACGACTGCGTTCGCAATGGTTCGAGTTCGGACGTATCGATCTCGGAACCAACGGAGCTACGCTGGCCGAAGTCGGTCTCGAGCTTGCACTTCAGCTCGATCTTCCGACCGGTCCGGCCGATCGTGGCAATCTGCCGCTCTTCGACCCGTCGCGCTTCGTGACATTTACCGGGGATGGAGTCGTCCCCAACCAGGATGAACCGTTCGATCCGGTGCGTCTCCAGATTCCGAAAATCAAGGTCGACGCGCAGATCGAAATCACGACGGTCCAGGACGGCGTGATGACCAACCCGGTCGATCCCTGGAAAGCCGGGTGGTACCAGTCCTTCTCACGCCCCGGGGAATGGACCAACACCGTCATCGCCGGACACCGCGACTGGTGGGGATACGGCCCAGTGGTGTTCTGGGACCTTGGATGGCTGCAGCCAGGGGACAAGATCTACCTGACTGGAGCCGATGGAGCTGGCGCGACCTATGTGGTCGGCGCGATCGAGGTCGTTCCCCGCACCGTGGATCCGCAAACGATCATCAACGATGTGGGCTATGAAGCGCTGACGCTCATCACCTGCGGGGGCGTCTGGACTGGCGCCGAGTACACCGATCGCATCATCATCCGGGCGTATCGCATCTAGGCGTTTCCCTCACAGGTTCCGCCATAAGGCAGAAGCACCGTAAACGTCGAACCAGCGCCCAACTCGCTCGCGACCACGATTTCTCCGCCGTGGGCGGTCACAATGGCCTTTGCGATCGCAAGCCCCAGTCCGGTGCCCCCGCTGGCACGCTCGCGCGATGCATCAGCCCGGAAAAAGCGAGTGAAGATACGCTGCTGATCCTCTTCGGAGATGCCGCTGCCCGTATCGATGACGGAAAACCGCGCGCCGGCTGGACCGCCAGAGACACGCAGCGTCACCGTGCCATCGGCCGGGGTGTATCGCCGTGCGTTGTCGCAAAGGATGAGCATGACCTGTTCCAGTCGATCTCGATCGCCGGTCACCACCACATGCTCGTCACCCTCGATCGAAAGCTCCGGCTGGGCGCCTGATGCAAGTACCGTGCGAACGACGTCCTTGGCAACGTCCGAGAGATCGACAGGCCCGCACTGGATCGCGAGACCGCCCGGAGCTTCCGACCGCGCCAGCGTAAGGAGGTCGTCCGTCAAACGGGACATGCGACCGCTTTCACGTTTCAGATCCTGGATCGTTTGCTCGATCTCCTCATCAGCGGCATTGCCACGGCGAAGCTGCATCTCCAGCAGATCGACATTCCCCCTGATAGCGGTCAACGGCGTACGGAGCTCGTGCGATGCGTCAGCCACGAACTGACGTTGCGTGGAGAGCGATTCCTCCATCTTGCCGAGAACATGATTGAAGGTGGTTGCCAGCCGGGCGAGCTCGTCCTCCGTGGGCGGCACATCGAGGCGTTGATCGAGCGCCAATCGTTGCGTTTGACTGTCGGCAATCTGCTGGGCGCGATTGACCATCTGGTCGACCGGCTTGAGCGCGCGTCCCGCCAGAAACCAGCCCGCAAGCGCAGCGAGCAATGCCCCCGCCAGCGCCGCAGCGAGGAACTGGCGACGGAGATCTGAAAGCATCGAGTCGATCTGGATGAGCGGCTCGGCCACGTTGATGGCGCCGATGACACCACGATTCGGGAGATAGATGGGATACGTCAACACTCGCAGCGTCGCGCCATCCACCTCGGCGTTGTCGAACCGGATGGAGGCATCCTGACCGTCCGCTGCAGGAATGGTCGGAAGGCGGCGCTGCCCCAGGTTGTCAGTGGAGTAAATGATTCCGCCGTCGAGGTCGACGAGCTGGATCAGTTGGCTGGGGAAGGAAAAGACCGCAGGGGACTGTGAGTAAAGAACGGTGTTCTGACCGCCGAACTCCATGGAGAATCTGAACTGGTCGAGCATCTCCACTGCGGTGGCGCGCAGCCGGTCGTCGACATCTTGCCGGAGTTCGCGCTCCAGCACTTTCGCAACCCCAGCCCCCAGGAGCAGGATGATGATGAACAGAATGATGGCGTACCAAGCCGTCAGCCGAAAGCGAATCGACCGAAAGAACCTGGTGCGCCCTGCCGTCATGCCGGGGACTTGCGCATCACATAGCCAACCCCGCGCACGGTCTGGATCACGCGAGACTCACCGTCCGCTTCGAGCATCTTGCGCAGGTTCGCAACGAAGACTTCCAGCACGTTCGAGTCACCCCAAAAATCGTCACCCCAGACGCGCTGCATGATTTGGGCACGGGTGAGCACGAAGTTTGGATTTCGCAAGAAATAGACCAACAGATCGAACTCTCTCGGTGTCAGGCGGAGCTCACGCGAGCCGCGGGTGGCGATGCGCGTGCCGAGGTCGACCTGGATATCGTCGAACGAAAGCACTTCGTAGGGCCGGTCGTCTGCTGACGTGGCGCCTCGCCGAAGGAGTGCCCGCAAACGAGCCATGAGCTCATCGAGCGAAAACGGCTTGACGAGATAGTCGTCCGCGCCGGCATCGAGACCAGCGATACGGTCGGGTACCCCGTCTCGTGCGGTGAGCATCAGGATCGGCAACGACTTGCTGCCGCTCTGCGCCTCCGCGGTGCGAATCCGCTTGGCGACCTCGATCCCGCTCAGTACCGGAAGCATGACATCGAGGATCAAGAGATCGGGAGCCTGGTTTCGGATCGCCACGAGCGCTTGTCCCCCATCGGAAACATGCGAAACCTCGTAGCCCTCGAATGCCAGTCCACGGCGCAGCAAACTCGCTACACCGGGATCATCCTCCACCACCAACACCCGCACTGGCCGCACCCCGTTTGGAGTGTCTGTCATCAGCCGTTCCATTTC
The nucleotide sequence above comes from Thermomicrobiales bacterium. Encoded proteins:
- a CDS encoding class F sortase; the protein is MDAQPHSPHEAPHPNSIRLARFVLAVLLVTAGLGVGSGAASSPPAQFYVESTGHILSDPFLRYWVENDGERLLGLPVTDVVEFDGRAAQVFQYGVLVHKANDAISRTRSGAELLSILQGDPKLIEGRRAPGARTVQGIPTEESTATTNQTGSRQLLAVDAELLPYWEQWDGSVLLGEPISAAYRNGRLRSQWFEFGRIDLGTNGATLAEVGLELALQLDLPTGPADRGNLPLFDPSRFVTFTGDGVVPNQDEPFDPVRLQIPKIKVDAQIEITTVQDGVMTNPVDPWKAGWYQSFSRPGEWTNTVIAGHRDWWGYGPVVFWDLGWLQPGDKIYLTGADGAGATYVVGAIEVVPRTVDPQTIINDVGYEALTLITCGGVWTGAEYTDRIIIRAYRI
- a CDS encoding HAMP domain-containing sensor histidine kinase, with amino-acid sequence MTAGRTRFFRSIRFRLTAWYAIILFIIILLLGAGVAKVLERELRQDVDDRLRATAVEMLDQFRFSMEFGGQNTVLYSQSPAVFSFPSQLIQLVDLDGGIIYSTDNLGQRRLPTIPAADGQDASIRFDNAEVDGATLRVLTYPIYLPNRGVIGAINVAEPLIQIDSMLSDLRRQFLAAALAGALLAALAGWFLAGRALKPVDQMVNRAQQIADSQTQRLALDQRLDVPPTEDELARLATTFNHVLGKMEESLSTQRQFVADASHELRTPLTAIRGNVDLLEMQLRRGNAADEEIEQTIQDLKRESGRMSRLTDDLLTLARSEAPGGLAIQCGPVDLSDVAKDVVRTVLASGAQPELSIEGDEHVVVTGDRDRLEQVMLILCDNARRYTPADGTVTLRVSGGPAGARFSVIDTGSGISEEDQQRIFTRFFRADASRERASGGTGLGLAIAKAIVTAHGGEIVVASELGAGSTFTVLLPYGGTCEGNA
- a CDS encoding response regulator transcription factor; protein product: MTDTPNGVRPVRVLVVEDDPGVASLLRRGLAFEGYEVSHVSDGGQALVAIRNQAPDLLILDVMLPVLSGIEVAKRIRTAEAQSGSKSLPILMLTARDGVPDRIAGLDAGADDYLVKPFSLDELMARLRALLRRGATSADDRPYEVLSFDDIQVDLGTRIATRGSRELRLTPREFDLLVYFLRNPNFVLTRAQIMQRVWGDDFWGDSNVLEVFVANLRKMLEADGESRVIQTVRGVGYVMRKSPA